Proteins encoded by one window of Hippoglossus hippoglossus isolate fHipHip1 chromosome 15, fHipHip1.pri, whole genome shotgun sequence:
- the LOC117775360 gene encoding intraflagellar transport protein 80 homolog, which produces MRLRTSLLKESNHKELVSCVGWTTADELFSCSADHQILKWNLLTSMSCLVVKLPNDIYPTDLHWLPKTVGGLRQTQAEIFVLTSTDGKFHLVSKIGHIEQSVEAHRGAVLAGRWNYDGSALVTAGEDGQIKMWSKSGMPCSTLASQGSAVYSVTWSPDSKRILYTSRGWLFIKPLQPSEKVIQWKAHNGIVLKVDWNSANDLILSGGEDSKYKVWDSFGHLLYSSSAHDYPISSLSWAPNGEVFAVGSFNSLWLCEKSGLSYAMEKPNTGSVINLAWSADGTQLAGACGNGHVMLGHVVEQHWELKNCVVTLTKKGTMQVRNVMNDAVHALEFRGRVIKASLAYGHLVVATSLQCYVYNSSNWNTPLIFDLKEGKVRLIRQAEKHFLLVEGAGLYVFSYEGQLISSPKFPGMRADSLNAQGVSLSNDTIAIRDQSDEKVIILFNALSGKALGNKKPLTHTLKVVEIALDQCGPSTKRKIAFIDKNFDLYLTSFCHLGLKYKICKIGSMVHSMAWNDNANILCGIQDNQFTVWYYPSVVFTDKDLLPKTLHTKDSSEFSRCPHILSYVGTKVTLRQGDGSLLHSAVPPYPALLQEYIASSRWEDALRLCRFAKDKTLWACLAGMSLENWELNTAEIAFAAIGELPRVQYIQFIKNQPSKESSLAHMLLFSGHIQEAEATLLQAGLIYQAIQVNINLFNWGRAMELALKHKTHVDTVMACREKFLQKFGEKETNVEFLQYAGKIAINWNTIQTKIEMELSKERQTAANTSDRIVMATQH; this is translated from the coding sequence ATGAGATTGAGAACATCGCTGTTAAAGGAATCCAACCATAAAGAACTAGTGAGTTGTGTTGGCTGGACCACAGCAGATGAACTGTTCTCATGCAGTGCGGACCACCAGATCCTCAAATGGAACCTTTTGACCAGTATGAGCTGTTTGGTTGTCAAATTGCCAAATGACATTTACCCCACTGATCTACACTGGTTACCCAAAACTGTTGGTGGCTTGAGACAGACCCAGGCTGAGATCTTTGTCCTTACCAGCACTGATGGAAAGTTCCACCTAGTCTCCAAGATAGGACACATCGAGCAGAGTGTTGAAGcacacagaggagctgttttGGCTGGAAGATGGAACTATGATGGGTCTGCTCTCGTCACAGCTGGAGAAGATGGGCAGATCAAAATGTGGTCAAAAAGTGGTATGCCTTGCTCAACACTAGCCAGCCAAGGGTCTGCTGTGTATTCTGTCACCTGGAGTCCAGACTCCAAACGAATTCTCTACACATCAAGGGGATGGTTATTCATTAAGCCTCTGCAACCCAGCGAAAAAGTCATACAGTGGAAGGCTCATAATGGGATTGTCCTGAAGGTGGACTGGAATTCAGCTAATGACCTTATACTATCAGGTGGAGAAGACTCTAAATATAAGGTATGGGACAGCTTTGGCCATCTGCTTTATTCCTCGTCAGCGCATGACTACCCaatctcctctctgtcctgggCACCAAATGGAGAAGTGTTTGCCGTGGGCTCCTTCAATTCCCTGTGGCTCTGCGAAAAGAGTGGATTGTCCTATGCGATGGAGAAACCCAACACGGGCAGTGTCATCAATTTGGCCTGGTCTGCAGATGGCACCCAGTTGGCCGGGGCTTGTGGTAATGGGCATGTCATGCTTGGCCATGTGGTGGAGCAGCACTGGGAGTTGAAGAACTGTGTGGTCACTCTTACCAAGAAGGGCACCATGCAGGTGAGGAACGTGATGAACGATGCAGTGCACGCATTGGAGTTTAGAGGTCGAGTCATCAAAGCCTCACTGGCATATGGTCACCTGGTTGTCGCCACATCCCTCCAGTGCTATGTTTACAATTCAAGTAACTGGAATACTCCACTCATCTTCGACTTGAAGGAGGGAAAAGTGAGACTCATCCGGCAAGCAGAGAAACACTTTCTGCTTGTGGAAGGAGCAGGGTTGTATGTGTTCTCCTATGAGGGTCAACTGATATCTTCCCCTAAATTTCCTGGTATGAGAGCTGACAGCCTAAATGCTCAGGGTGTCTCGCTGAGTAACGACACAATTGCCATCCGGGACCAGAGTGATGAAAAAGTCATCATTCTCTTTAATGCCCTGAGCGGGAAAGCCCTTGGCAACAAGAAGCCCTTGACCCACACGCTGAAGGTGGTGGAGATCGCTCTGGACCAGTGTGGCCCATCCACAAAGAGGAAGATTGCCTTCATAGACAAGAACTTTGACCTTTATCTGACTTCCTTTTGTCATCTTGGACTAAAGTACAAAATCTGCAAAATTGGCAGCATGGTTCACAGTATGGCATGGAATGATAACGCTAACATCCTGTGTGGAATCCAAGACAATCAGTTCACAGTGTGGTACTACCCGAGTGTTGTATTCACTGACAAGGACCTGCTGCCAAAAACACTGCACACGAAGGACAGCAGTGAGTTCAGCCGATGCCCCCACATTCTGAGCTATGTTGGAACCAAGGTAACGTTACGCCAAGGAGACGGTTCACTCTTGCACAGTGCCGTACCTCCATACCCAGCCTTGCTTCAAGAATACATTGCATCTTCACGCTGGGAGGATGCACTGCGCCTCTGCCGCTTTGCCAAGGACAAAACCTTGTGGGCATGTCTGGCTGGTATGTCCTTGGAAAACTGGGAGCTGAACACAGCAGAAATTGCATTTGCTGCCATTGGAGAGTTACCAAGGGTGCAGTACATTCAATTTATAAAGAACCAGCCATCTAAGGAGTCATCCTTGGCGCACATGCTGTTGTTCAGTGGTCATATCCAGGAGGCTGAGGCAACTCTGTTACAAGCTGGACTCATCTACCAGGCCATACAAGTCAACATTAACCTTTTCAACTGGGGGAGGGCCATGGAGTTGGCTCTCAAACATAAGACCCATGTAGACACTGTGATGGCCTGTAGGGAGAAGTTCCTTCAGAAATTtggagagaaggagacaaaTGTGGAATTCCTGCAGTATGCTGGAAAGATTGCGATAAACTGGAATACAATCCAGACGAAGATAGAGATGGAGTTGtccaaagaaagacaaacagctgCAAATACCTCTGATAGGATTGTTATGGCCACTCAACATTAA